A genomic window from Mobula hypostoma chromosome X1, sMobHyp1.1, whole genome shotgun sequence includes:
- the psmd3 gene encoding 26S proteasome non-ATPase regulatory subunit 3, producing the protein MKDTTGKHKPKEPTSEKVKAAGGLPALDVEMKDVSAEPDGEPADSGERSQKELDLLTLEDIREHVKQIEKAVSSKEPRFVLRALRALPSTCRRLNPTVLYKAINGFFVSNTSTRDLLLAFLEEPMDTEGDVQFRPRTGKAASVPLLPEAEAYLQLLLVIYLTNNKRYTEAQKSSDDLMQKIAAQNRRALDLVAAKCYYYHARVYEFLNKLDAVRSFLHARLRTATLRHDHDGQATLLNLLLRNYLVYNLYDQAEKLVSKSIFPEQANNNEWARYLYYTGRIKAIQLEYSEARRTLTNALRKAPQHTAVGFKQTVHKLLIVVELLLGEIPDRLQFRQPSLKRSLMPYFLLTQAVRTGNLAKFNQVLEQFGEKFQTDGTYTLIIRLRHNVIKTGVRMISLSYSRISLSDIAQKLQLDSPEDAEFIVAKAIRDGVIEASINHERGYVQSKETIDIYGTREPQLAFHQRISFCLDIHNMSVKAMRFPPKSYNKDLESAEERREREQQDLEFAKEMAEDDDDGFP; encoded by the exons atgAAAGACACCACGGGAAAGCACAAACCCAAGGAGCCCACCTCCGAGAAGGTGAAGGCCGCTGGCGGCCTCCCGGCCCTCGATGTGGAGATGAAGGACGTGTCCGCCGAGCCTGATGGCGAGCCGGCCGACAGCGGCGAGAGAAGCCAGAAGGAGCTGGATCTACTCACATTGGAGG ATATCAGAGAACATGTCAAGCAGATTGAGAAAGCTGTGTCAAGTAAAGAGCCACGGTTTGTGCTAAGGGCTTTGCGTGCACTTCCTTCAACCTGCCGCAGGTTGAATCCCACCGTCCTTTACAAGGCCATCAATGGCTTCTTTGTGTCCAACACTTCAACGCGTGATCTCCTGCTGGCCTTTCTCGAGGAG CCGATGGATACAGAAGGGGATGTGCAGTTCCGTCCTCGGACGGGAAAGGCAGCTTCAGTTCCTCTTCTGCCTGAGGCAGAGGCTTACCTGCAGCTTTTACTAGTCATCTACTTGACAAACAACAAACGATACACTGAG GCACAGAAATCCTCTGATGACCTGATGCAAAAGATTGCTGCTCAGAATCGCCGGGCTCTGGACTTGGTTGCAGCTAAATGTTACTATTACCATGCTCGCGTCTATGAGTTTCTAAACAAACTTGATGCAGTCAGAAG CTTCTTGCATGCACGTTTAAGGACAGCCACCTTGCGCCATGATCATGATGGACAGGCTACTTTGCTGAACCTGTTACTGAGAAATTACCTGGTGTATAATTTGTATGATCAGGCTGAGAAACTCGTCTCTAAATCCATTTTCCCCGAACAAGCTAACAACAATGAGTGGGCACGATACCTTTATTACACAG GTCGTATTAAAGCAATTCAGTTGGAATATTCAGAGGCACGAAGAACATTAACCAATGCTCTACGAAAAGCTCCACAGCATACTGCAGTTGGCTTCAAGCAAACA GTTCATAAGTTGCTGATTGTTGTGGAGTTACTCTTGGGTGAGATTCCGGACAGGCTACAGTTCCGACAACCATCACTCAAGAGGTCCCTGATGCCATACTTCCTGCTCACTCAGG CTGTGCGCACTGGGAACTTGGCAAAGTTTAACCAGGTGTTAGAGCAGTTTGGAGAGAAATTTCAGACTGATGGCACCTACACACTGATCATCCGCCTGCGACACAACGTCATCAAAACAG GTGTAAGGATGATTAGCTTATCTTACTCCcgcatctctctctctgacattGCACAGAAGCTCCAGCTGGACAGCCCTGAGGATGCGGAGTTTATAGTTGCCAAG GCAATTCGTGATGGAGTGATTGAAGCCAGTATTAACCATGAAAGAGGATACGTACAGTCTAAAGAGACGATCGATATTTATGGTACAAGGGAACCTCAGCTGGCCTTCCACCAGAGAATCTCTTTCTGTCTGGATATCCACAACATGTCTGTCAAA GCAATGCGATTTCCACCGAAGTCATACAACAAAGACCTGGAGTCAGCAGAG GAGAGGCGAGAACGGGAGCAGCAAGATCTGGAatttgctaaagaaatggcagaggatgaTGATGATGGATTCCCGTAA